The genome window aaatgtatttactgaACTCTTTCTGTGTACTTTTTGAGCCACACAGCAGTGTTAACCTTTACCAGCACTGTCTCCTTTTAATTTATCTATAATTGTATAGAGCATCAACTATTTTACTTTTCACTTCATAGGTGAGGATTATAAGGCTTAGAGAAATGAGATGATTTGGCCAAGGTACTTGACCCAGTGACTATGGGAAGTAATTAAACACCTGCAGTTAAACTCCAAAGCTACTCTCTGAATCTCTCCTAGAAATACAACCATTTCCTAGAAATGCCTCCCACAGGACTCCCGAACTTCTCAGAACCTTGTGCTAACCTGACGAGCATGTTCCATGGCTGCCTCACTCTCCCAGCCATACGCATGAGTCCGAGAATGTGGGTTCCCATAGTAGTTCACAAGGTACGGGAGCATGGCATCAAGCACCCTGGGATCCTGAACACAAGAGAATAATAGGTAATCAACTGAGAACCTACTCCATCCGCTCATAACCACCCACCTTGCTCAGTGTATTTCCAACCCTTCCGAGGCTGCCTGAATTCTTCCACCTCCTCACATACTAGTCAAATATTGACCTGAAATAGTCCCACTTCAAAACCACCTTAAACCACAAGGTTCTGCTATGCCCTCGAGAAGTTTATAAACagtctttaatatttcttttatttgtttattgaaagATAGGGGTTTAGGTATTTCAGTCTGGCCTTAAATTTGTAatcctgctgggtgtggtggtgtaccccTTTAATCCGAGCaatcaggagggagaggcaggcagatacttgagttggaggccagccttgtctacagagtgagttccaaggctatacagagagaaTCTGTATGGAAAATCCACCCGCCTCCTGCCACCCTGCTGAAAAAAAGTAGCaacactatctttaaaaaaaaaaaaaaaactttattaattatatgaatgggtgttttgcttgtgtgtgtgtgtgtgtgtgtgtgtgtgtgagagagagagagagagagagagagagagagagagagagagagagagagagagatacatgtCCTAGTGCCCTGTccatagagtccagaagagggtgtcagattccctggaactgagagatccgcctgcctttgcctcccggatgctgggattaatagcatgcatcaccactgctcaCTCCAtgtttttctgttcctttctttctctctctctctctctctctctctctctctctctctctctctctctctctctctctctttcaaacatAGGTTTGAAGCTccctatgtggcccaggctggccttgagctcactcaAACTCCCGCTGCCACAAATCCAGCTCCAAGGCCTGAGCATGGACTATTTATTAACTACAATACCTGTCACTGAAAGCGATTTGACCAGTCAATAGCTAAAAAAGCGGTAAAGCCTTTTCTACTGAACTCAAATCCAAGTCTCCTGGTGCCTGGCTCCCTTTTCTATCACATTTAATGGTTCTCAATTCTACAGAAATTTCGGTGAAATTTGTTGTTCtaatctttcctcccttcaaagaGTCTCGGGGAAAGCTTCCCCTTAGTCCTTACCAGAGGAGTTGTAGCCTGCACATCCATGTAGAGGGGTCGTAGCACTGCCTCTGAGGGAACAGTCGAATGGAGGGCATGATCTGCAACTGACAACAGAATGGAGTACCAAAGTGAGAGAGGATGCAGCCGCGGACGCAGGGTACACAAGACAACAGACGGTCACAGCTACTGCGAGGTGAACTGAGCAAGAGTGCGGTCGGCTGTCAAAGGGAAACAACGCAGGACATCGAGGGAAGGAATAGACTCAGGGTTCCCTGAAGGGACGTTGGTGGCAATAGGGAGCGATCTTCACTATTGGGAAGCTCTCCAGCAGAGTGGGATGGGCTCtaaaaagcaaacacatttaTAAGAAACGTGAAGAGCGCAGGTTCCCTCAAAGGTTCATGGCTGGAGGAGCCTCGACTAGCAACACTTGGTCAGGAGAGATCTGAAGGACTACAGCCGTGGAAGGATGTAAGCGCCATCCTGAGAACGTGAGAGAGCAAGCGACGGGAAGGTTTGGAGCCGGGGCGGACAGGCTCGGGAACACCGCAGTGCTTAGCAGCGACGACCCAACGGCCTCGGGCTACCGGGGAGGGTAGGCACTAAGGGGAGGGGAGCGTACCGCGCAGGCGCAAGCCCCGGGTGGGCGCCGTGAACCCCGACCGGGCCACAGCGCTGGCAGCCGAAGCCGCCCGCCTCCAAGCGGCTCGCAGCATGCTCCCAGCAGAAGAGCCCACCATCCGCAGCGCTTGCAAGTCCTCAGCCCATGATCCCGGAAGTAACTGCCCCGCGCTCCGGAAGCGATCCGACGGGCGGCGAGCGCCCTCCGCCTAGCTTTCGGTGTGAGACGTAGAGCCCAGCGAACGCGGCGGCGAACGAGGTGAGGTGGGGCCGGGCCGAGCCCTGCGCCTCGCGTGCGGGGTCCTCGGCcctgggagggaggtggaggcgtGCCACGGCGGGCTTGGGCCTGGGTCCTGCGGAGCGCTTCCGTGTGCCCCTGGCTGACCCTCGCCTGGCGGCCGGGCCCTCACTGTCGTAGCCCTCTCACCGCAGATGCCGGTGGCCGTGGGTCCCTACGGGCAGTCCCAGCCCAGCTGCTTCGACCGTGTCAAGATGGGCTTTGTCATGGGGTGCGCCGTGGGCATGGCGGCCGGGGCGCTGTTCGGCACCTTCTCCTGTCTCAGGTGAGCCTCGCGGGCGGGACTTCCTGGATTCCTCGGACCCGAGAGCACACCAAGTTGATTGAGGTTGGAAGCGCAGTGCTTAGGGATCTGAGCTCTAGAGTCAAAATGGCTTTCTGACTCCGTTGTAGTTCGGTGACCTTAGGCAAGTTAGAGGCAGAGTTTCCGCAGCTGTAGTCGAGGGCAGTACGCTTACCTCCACTTTTGTAAGGAGCAGTCATATTAGTGTGCCTTTACATAGATAGAATCTGGCACATGGTTAACGCGCAGTGGGTTTTGTTCCATGGCATTTTAACTTCCAACTGCGTGTAATGAAACGAGCTTGTTGAGCTGTGTTACTGTCCTGAAAATAAGGTGTAGCGATAATGCCGATAAACTTAATTCTGTAGTCAAATATTCTACCTGATAAACTGTTATTCTAAAGGCTATCTCCACATTTGGGTAATGTACTTATAAATTACTATTTATTCAGTACTGGTTAAATATCGGGCTAAAGAGTGTAGTTTGTAAGCATAATGATGTTCATTTTACACTTCACGCAGCTTATAAATTCCCCAGCTTGATTTTTAATCTGGATTAAACTCCAAAAATAAACTTAAGGAATCATCTAGAAGACACGTCTATTGAATAATATCACAGTCGTGACTGCTTTTCATGTCCATACTACTTCATTCTATAAATCTTCCTtctacaaacaaacagaagggaatTAATGTGGCATTCAAGACATAATGTCCTAGAGCCCTTAGATCTTTTCCTTGACATTATTTATCTTCCTTGGGGAGAGTAACATCTTAAGAATGACAAACAAGAAACCGGACGGTGGTAGCACAAGccaggagtatctctgtgagttcaaggccagcctgggctagagatccaggaaaggctctgaagctacagagaaaccctgactcaaaaaaacaaaacaacacaagacTGAGGCGAAGGGATTGTCAAGCTATTAATGCTTGATATAGTTCAACACTCATTATAAATGGGAAAGTTAATTCAAATTTCATTCCTGTATCATTCCTAAAATAACCCATTCTTGCTTGCCTCCTCAGGATCGGAATGCGAGGTCGAGAGCTGATGGGTGGCATTGGGAAAACCATGATGCAGAGTGGCGGCACCTTTGGTACATTCATGGCCATTGGAATGGGCATACGATGCTAATCAGGGCAGAGATTGCCTGCATCTATATTTTCCCATCCATTTTGACCCTTGTACAATAATAAAGATTTTTCTTCTCAGTCTCAGCCTATTTTTACTCCAAAGATATAGTATTTAAAAGCATAAGCtgagctggacagatggctcagtggttaagagcactacttgctcttccaaaggtcctgagcaaccacatggtggctcacaaccatctgtaatgagatctggtgccctcttctggcctgcagggatacatgcagacagaacactgtatacataaattaaaaaaaaataaaataaaaaaataaaataaaagcataagcTAAGGGCTTAAGAGGTTGCAGTCCAGATATCCATACAGTTACTCTACCTTCTGTAATTCCTTGggatcttctggcttctacaggcaccaGGAACATATGGTACACCTTGAGTATATGCAAGCATACCACTAGTACTTAAATTTCAAGCCAGACTTGTTGGCATACAAATCTAATAGGAGCACTCCAAAGATGGAGGTAGCCATacaaatttttcttaaatatttgagcCAATAAAAGTGCAGATTCCTGGCTGGATGATAGtgctacatgcctttaatcccagttctttataggtaagaggcaggaggatgtcttcGTTAGAGGCCAAGCTGTTCTACaggcctgagttccaggacaggttccaaagctacacagagaaaatgtctcaaaaaacaaatgttttcacAAGTCCTGGTTCAGCTTATCAAATATTGTAAACATTAATTAGTTGGCAAACAAAAGTATACAATTAGAACATGGTCACACACGAGTGTCGATTGTCTTCCCAGCTTCAGAAACAATGATTTATCTGCTATGAAAAACATGTGAAACGGCCGGTATTCTCAAATACCTAAATCATCTCATATGACCTTCTAACTAGCCTCAACATTGGACATTTTAATTATGTACCGTGCTCATAAAATTCTGCTTACTGGGTTAATGGGATAACACTATGAGGAGGCAAGGAACCAGACCCGACTGGTCTTGTTAAAATTTCTGATTAGGATTACCCTTCACCTATATATTGATCAGAACTTGGATAATTagacaataaaaatacagaagttTTAAGTGTTTTGAGGGCACATTGAAAATTAAGGCTTAGCAattacagatttctttttttttttttttttttggagacaggatttttgtgtagttttggtgcctgtccttgatcttgcTGTGTAGAAGAGGCttgcctcaaagtcagagatccacctgagttGGCTGGGATTAatggttaaaggcatgcaccaccaccaaccagcttcAACTTCAGATTTGTTAGCATAGGAGGATACAATTGCAGTTACCAAACAGAATGGAACACTTCAAAATgcactctgggggctggagaaatggctgaggctaagagcactggctgctcatccagaggaccagagttcaattcccagcaaccacatgcatGGTTGTGATACTGATTTGAcctggtgacctcttctggcatgtacgtagaacactgtatacataataaagaactttaaaaaaaaatgcactttgaACAAtgttattcaagaaaaaaaacttttactcCCATTTACCCCTTCCACCCTGGATTTATCTATAAGACAAGGTGTGCTGGCTGGCTAGCTTGGATTGGTTAAACTGATGTGGTCATACTTGTTACCTGCAAAAGAATGGCAGATCCAACATTATCCCCTAGGGTTGACTCAACCTTTAAAAGAACTGACATGCTATGAAAACCAAGTGGTCCACTGAAATCCATATTGActattctgaaaaaataaaataagcagtgGTTTAGCAATAATGCTCTTCCAGGACCTGGCTTCAGATCCCAGCAACCACTTTGTAACTGACAACCACCGATACCCGTAATTCCAGAAGAACCAACCTCCACAAGAGCTAACTATGAATGTGCTGCACACTAAGAAATATACTGACAAAATATTCAtggcattaaaattattttaacagaGGGATAGGTCAGATGCAGAGCAAAGAGCTGAGTTTGAGGACATGATTTTTATATAACAAATTACAGGCCAGTCAAGACTACAGGGAGGCAAAGcctccaatttttttaaaagatttctttcttatgtatacagtgctctgtttTCATGtacccttgaaggccagaaggcggcgccagatctcattaggtggttatgagccaaaatgtgggtgctgggagttgaactcagaacttctggaagagcagtcagtactcttaacctctgagccatctctccaggcctctgcctcaaaaaaaaaaaaaaaaaaaaaaaaaaagacttctaagATTTGAAGGAGTGCAGTGATCAATTTTGGGGCTAGTTGGCAGACACAAGATCAAAATTTCATTACCAGTAATCTTTGTACCGGATTTAAGATATAACTCTACCGAATAGAAAAGCATTTCACCCTAACTACCACTTATGCAACTAGCGTGCATTGTAGATAAGGATAAGAATTTTCCTAGCTTTTGATAGAATACCTTAAGGATCACGATAAATATAGAGCAGCTCCAGAGAATTCCCAAAGGGTAGGAGGACAGTAAACACCAAGCTCAGGATGTGATTTATGATAGAAATATTTCCCGCAGTGGGAAACGCCAAGCATTAGTAAGAATCAATCAAGTTAACACTAGGCTATGTGTGCTGACATATATATCTATCCACCTTCACAACAATCCACAGGCAGAGACAATAACATCTTCAAATTGTGGTAAACCTAAATGATAGTGCTGAGACactaatttgaaaacaaaacaaaaaaccacaacagCCTATGCTCAGGTTTGGAACatcaaaacatttgaaaaacGAAAGTTTTCTTGTGACCTTTTTCagagatttttatttgtgtggttCTTACAAAGATTGTTGCAATATGAAAGTCATTTGTTTGATAGAAATATCAAGCTGTCTTGTCAAACACACTGAAGTAACCCAAAAATATATTTCAGAGCTCACAGAGCTTAAAAGAGCAAAGATTATATGCAACCAGACAAAACCTATTTCTGCATTTCCTATCTCTTCCCCAGACTGCTTTGCTCAAACTGTTACATCAACCATCTTCAGGAAATGCAGGGATCATTTTGTTTGGAATCTCAAGACACACTAAAACACACAGTATTTACAAAGAAACTTTTACAGATACATTAATTGAAAAGTTACCATcaagaaatataattttgaaatccCCTTCTTGCCAAATGATCAAGGTGAGATGCTAAAGAGCGTCTTGGCTGCCTAGACTTTTCATAACTAAATGTACATTCCAGAAACCTTTactgaaccatgagccaaatacaTGAAGGAATGTGAAATCTAAGTGCTGTGTAAAAAGTCAGGCTTCTGGAACATTCAAACGTTACCTGTCTGCTTTTACACAGAAAGCACATGTTTCCCTAGAGCTATTCTATAGATCCTTAATGTGATTTTCTACATGGACATTTAAAACGGCAGAACAAGCAAACAGCTTTGCATAAAGTAGGATTTTCTATTTAGGGAGAATGAGCACACTGCATTCctgttaacatttttatttttcaaggtaaCAGGAGTTGTATACAAATGACAGTAGACCCTtgcctctttatttttatctaaataaaagaTAACTCAAGATgaattctcaagagaaaaaaaaaagctatatacATAAGGGACTATATCTTCCTTCATCGTCTACTTGGAACCAGTAGTTGTGTTGCTGTCATAGAATCCGGAAAGAGGTTGTGGTAAGTTGGGAGAGGTACATACGCTGCAGTTATCATTTTACCtgttgacaaaaagaaaaaggtcagAAAGCCACTTTGACTTAATCCTTGGTGTACAACAGAGTGTTTGTAGTAGTTACTCACCAGCAAACCATCTGCCATGCAATGCATTGACAGCAGCAATAGCTGCAGCAATAGATGGGCACTTCACATACACATTGCCCTAAAAgtacaaagagaaaaaagtaatgaATAAAATTGAACATTACACTGAATACACAATCTCACAAAATTACTCAGGTCATTTGCAGAAACTTAGGACTTCATATTCATGCTAACAACTTATGATCAATTTCTCGAATGTTTcggaaaatgtgatttttacatAAGGTAttgttctttttgattttttttccccaatgccctatagacttttaaataaaagcTGAAGAAGCTGTAGGAGTTCCAAAAATCTATAAATCAACTGATCTATAACACAGCCCTTATCAAATTTCACTTACTTTGATCTTGCCTTTCTTTTGGAGGGTATGTTTAGTTAGCACAAGTTTCTTTCAGGAGTCACCACTAAGCAAGCACAGTGGTTTGTGCTTATCATAAATCACAACACATGCATTAACAATGcattgaaaaaactaaaaaacaaataccccccccaaaacaaaacaaactaatgaAATATGGTGACATATGATAACCTGCCCTAATTATGTCAAAagtaagataaaaaacaaaataatatatctTCAATCTGGAACTTAAGCCCCAGTactctggactacatagtgaggtctAGGAAAGGTAGAGTTTCATAaagaaaccctctcaaaaaacaaacccaacaaacaaaacacaaagatacacaaagagaaaaaaaaaaaatcaaaatacctGAGCTGAATTTTTGTCAACATAAATATGAATAACTCCTCCATGTTTATTACATTCTTCAATCACATCATCTTTAATCTCTGTATCCCATCCAACTTCTTCTTctctgtaaggttaaaaaaatgaaatttatattaaaatatagtaGTAAAAGTGATTAAGTACATTATCTGTATGTATATGGCAATGTATGTACGTGGAATCCCACATATAGGAGGGAGTCCATTCCCTTGTGCACTATATGAATACCAGGGATCCAACTCTAATACTCAGAGTAGACAGCCATCACCTTTCCTCACTGAAACGTATCTAATCTACCTTCTATCTTGGAGAACCACAGCAATTAAACTGGGCTGGCTAACCAATGAGCTCACTTGATGGATCTGCCTATTTTATACCAATCTCAAAATTGCCATCCATGCAAACTTGGCAAGTACTTTACATTCTAAGCCATCTTCTCTGTACCTTAACATATATTCTTTACATTTAAGATATACGTAATggcaggtggtggcgcacgcctttaatcccagcaagggGAGTAAGAGgaaggtggatctgtgagttcaaggccagcctgggctgtagagtgagttccaggacaagctccaaagctacacagagaaaccctgtctcgaaaaacaaaaaacaaaacaaaacaaacaacccaaaacacAATATACAAGAGGCTCCATTATAGGTTTtattgccattaaaaaaaaaaaattactgtggagctgttaattttttttaaaatttatttatttattatgtatacaggggAGGgtcccagatctcattacagaaggttgtgagccgccatgtgggtgctgggaatcgaactcatgacctctggaagaacagtcagtgctcttaacctctgagccatctctccagcccccgtagCTGTAAATTTGGTGGAATTGACTGAGCAGTTGCATTCTCTTGAAGAGGAACTGGGTTTAGCTCACAACATCAACTTGGCTTGTTAGCAGTTACATAAAAACTGTAACTCGCCGGGCcgtcgtggcgcacgcctttaatcccagcactcgggaggcagagccaggtggatctctgtgagttcgaggccagcctggactaccaagtgagtcccaggaaaggcgcaaagctacacagagaaaccctgtctcggaaaaaccaaaaaaaaaaaaaaaaaaaaccaaaaacaaaacaaaacaaaacaaaacaaaacaaaacaacacccccccccaaaaaaaaacaaaaaaaaactgtaactCAAATTCTGGGCAATGCAACACTTCTGCACCTGCAGGTAGcaggtgtgcatacatatataagcTCATACATATATAAGCAAAGACTGATACACGGAAACATTGATGGAAAAAATTCAAAGCACCATCAAACTAGAGTCTGGGGATGTAGTTGGCAAAATGGATGCTATATAGTGACCACAATTCTACACAAAGACACCAGTTAAAAAGGCTGGTATGGAGAAAAGCTTCCATAATCCTAGTTAGGAGGCAGATGAACATGGTCTTTTTAACCTCCTGGCATCCACATGGTACACATTACATAGTCACAGTTCTTAGCTAAAGAGATTTTTGTTCGAAACAAAAGATAAATCATCAAACCAAACCACCAAAGTGGAtgatatggaaaaaataaaaccaaaggttGAACTCTAGCATCCACATACTTAAGTACACAAGGGAATATAAAAgtacatataaaaattatttcattactaacAATACACAttagttaaaataattaaaattttctaatatTTGAATGATAGAAGAAACTTCAATAACCTGAAGGTTTACCCAAAGGCAGTGCACAAAGGTAAACTGAAAGCAAACAGGGATCACCAGTTCAAACCCTGCATAGGTTATTTAATGATCTTAAGTCCATGCCTGAAACCTGACTGAGACCATCAAAGTAAAAAAGAGGACTCTGGCCGGACgctgatggtgcacgcctttaatcccagcactagggaggcagagacaggcggatcattgtgagttcaccGCCACCCTGGTATACAGAGGGAGATCCATGAAatgtgcaaagctatacagagaaaccctgcctcgaaaaatcagaacaaaacaaaaacaaacaaacaaacaaacaaacaaaacaaaacaggactctGTGATCTTAGT of Peromyscus maniculatus bairdii isolate BWxNUB_F1_BW_parent chromosome 4, HU_Pman_BW_mat_3.1, whole genome shotgun sequence contains these proteins:
- the Romo1 gene encoding reactive oxygen species modulator 1; translation: MPVAVGPYGQSQPSCFDRVKMGFVMGCAVGMAAGALFGTFSCLRIGMRGRELMGGIGKTMMQSGGTFGTFMAIGMGIRC